From the Xylocopa sonorina isolate GNS202 chromosome 9, iyXylSono1_principal, whole genome shotgun sequence genome, the window AGATCagagataaatataatataaaattttttaGACCGTTCTTTTTATATATTGGATTTCATGATCCTCATCGATGTGGTCACACTCACCCAGAGTATGGAAACTTTTGTGAAAAATTTGGCAATAGAGATGTTGGTATGGGTACTATTCCTGATTGGTATCCAATATATTATCAATGGGAACAAGTGAAGGTTCCTTATTTTGTACAAGATACAGAAGCTGCTAGACGAGACATTGCTGCTCAATATACAACCATTTCTCGTCTAGATCAAGGTAATTTAATATCCCTATTAAAGTTAACTAttcaaatatatataaaaagtgTTACCAGGAATTAATAAGTGGCACTCGAAACAACAAATACTGAAATAAATACTGAAACTTTCACAGGTGTTGGTTTAGTTTTAAAAGAATTAGAAGATGCTGGTTTCAAGGACAATACACTAGTGATCTACACATCTGATAATGGTATACCATTTCCAAATGGTCGAACAAATTTATATGAACCAGGTATAAATATTTTTAGAGATACCTTTTGTTAAATAAATCTGAAAGTATCTATTACAGAAAAAAGTAAATAAGTTTATCCCGTTAGGATTGGCAGAGCCAATGATGATCAGGTCACCAGTTCCTAATCATAGAAGAAATAGCGTAACGCACAGCCTAACATCTTTATTGGATATTGTACCAACATTATTAGATTGGTTTGACATACCATATAAGGATCTACCTTCATTTGATACAAACGAAGTATCTCATCCACGCTTGACTGGAAAATCACTTCTTCCGCTCCTTGTTCACGGTAAAATTAACTATTTACCTTTAGCAAGGTAGTTTGCAATATTATGTTACTATGCACTTATATGCATTCACAGAGCCCGTAGAAAATGACACAGCTGTTTTTGCTAGTCAAACACATCATGAAGTGACGATGTATTACCCCATGCGTGCTATTAGGACCAAAAGATTCAAGCTGATacataatataaattacaaAATGCCATTCCCTATCGATCaagacttttatgtttcaccaACTTTCCAGGTAATCTGTAAAAAAATAGAAATTGGTAAAGTGTTATACATTTATGagaaatttattatattaaaaCAGGAGTAAGCTATAAAttcatgaatattatttttctattatttaaaGGATCTCTTAAATAGAACTAGAAACAAACAACCGATTCCATGGTACAAAACTTTAGAAAAGTATTATGATAGACCTGAATGGGAATTATACGATCTAAAGTACGATCCGGAAGAAAGAAATAACATTGTTTTTAAACCGTCAGCAAAAGTAATTCAAAATCAATatattttctgcatttaaacatataaatcataaaattctaaatattatacTCCAATTATTTTTTTTCAGCAAACATTGAACAACTTACAAGAAAGACTATTTAACTGGCAGAAAGTAACTGCTGATCCTTGGCTCTGTGCACCTAGAGGAATTCTTAACATTGAAAGCAGTGGTTCTCAATGTATGCCACTTGAAAATCTTCTTTAAAAATATACTCAATATCAACTTTCAACATGACATTAACAGTATAACAGTATTTTTATACATATATGGTGTAGAGATAGTTTTAAGGTAAATGAATAAATTTCATTAATGGAATTAGTATTTGttacaattttgttactttctattatataataaatgaaacgatattgcattttaattgATTACATCACACAGTTGAAAGATATTCGATTGTATCTGATAACAGTTTTAACAAGAAAtattgtccttaaattttggaaATTCATTTACGAGCGGCAGTTTTTTAAATTCCCATAGACAATAACGAATACTAAATAAAATTGATAAATATACCTACTACATTAATTTATCATCACAGAACGGGTCGCGGGATAGACATATTTTTCATATCCTTTTCGTGGTGTTTCGAAAGAATCTCATTCAATTGACGAACGTAGCTCGACGACTTATTCGCCGTCTTTTCTACCGCCTTCAGTTCGATTGATATTTCATTCATCTAAAGTGGAAATGCAGCCGATTAAAAGCTTGGCGAGCGAACGCGTGCGTCGCGCGAGAGATCGCTTTCCAGTTAGAACCTTACGTATTCTTTGTAACCCAAGTATCTGTTGTACTTTTGATTGTTATTGTAGATCTGTTTCAGTTGTATCATAAAAATAAGGCACAGCAGAAGACCACCGAGTAACACCAGCAAATTCGTGATCTGAAAGCTACGTAAAACAAGCATCACTCACGTTGAGGTTACGTTTATATTCGGAGAATTCGATCAACCAGAACAATGACACGCGATATATCTCTAAAAAATACTTTCATCTATTCGTGGTTATACTAAATTTAGGAACTTCATGTCACATTACACTTGCTGGAGATATCCTACTTGTAAAATAATTACTATCGCATCATATCTATATCACGAGCAACGTAATAACTGCCTGTTATTTTAAAACGTCAGTTAACCTAAACTAGATAGCAACAGTGCTGTCGATCAACGACAGATGACGCCATTGTTCAATTTAAATACAGCCAAGCAAgatatttaaatttcgtatttcATTAAAGGCTCGCACAAATCATGTACGTGTtcatatttattaaattattgaaTGAATAACACATTGTATATTTAAAACAGGTTGGAACACTATTCAAATGTTATGGGAATTAAATTCTTTTATTTGAAAACATATTGCACCAAACGCGACATTACAGTTTTTACGCAAAAAGCTTCAAGGAGGAACTGTTAATggtgtataaaatataaaaagtatttaaattGAATATACAAAGCATAGAAACTTCATTTTCGACACACTTACCCCGTTGAAATAAATATAGTTCTTAAAATGttgtattaaataaaaaaaagccATTCACAGAAAAATAATGCCTCGCTAATTACAGCTAAGAATTAAAACTAAATTTCGTATGCACGTAATAAGTAAATATTGCGTGCATTTACAATTGCTTTTCTTTGAGTGAACAAATGTATGGATTGTTTGATTGTCTCAAATGGCGTTCTccccatttctttgaattgcatTGTAAGATATCGTTCCTGTTTGAAGTGACGTTAATTCGTTctgaaatttaaataaatttttctattactttttcTTATTGCTTACTTCCTCCTCGCATCATGCAGCAAATTATGCAGAATTTATTTAGCGCACTTATCCCGTAACTGTTGTTTCTGTTGATGATTTTGTCCTTTAAAAATTTTATCACAGAAATATGGTATTAGAAAACATGTACGTGTAAATGACGTTAAAGCAGAAAACAACTGATCGAAGCATAGAATAATGTCTCTCATTCCCCAGATAGCAAATAAGCTTACAAATACTGTGCATGCGAAACAACATAGATGTATATTAAGTAACAACAGAGATTACAACAGAAACTTAAGAACCTTCAGTTTATTGGTACACGTATACGTTTAATTACGATCGATGAATTTTATTCAAAATTACGAGTTTGTTCGATGGTACAAGGAGTTGTTAATGTGTATAATTGCCGCCTATTgtgaaataaatatataataattaactAACGATGCACCAATGAATTGTAGCCCCTTAAATTTTGTCACTTATCAGTTTCATTGCTCTGAAAGCATTAATCTACATAAAATGAACGAACAAATCCTTAAAAACCGGTTTCAAGAATGTCAGCCTCTATTATACAAATGAGAAGTTATTGATAAGAGGGAGAATCAGTGACCCTTTGCGATGACTTCTCCCTTGGTACACGCATATTAGGTACTTGAGTAAATGTGCTTCACTGTAATCAATTCAATTGGATACTTTTTCCAGATTTCCTTGGGCGCATTTACTTCCAACGAAAGCCAGCAAACCGAACAAAAGACGATCCTAAACTTTTAATCAAGGATCCTATACTTTAATCGATCACTCCTTCTCCAAGTATCTAATAATCCATTGAATGATCGCCACGCTGGTCCATTGTCGCTCGAGGTGTTACCAGCGACGTCGTACGTGTACAGAAATTTTATTGCGCTTCAAGATTTCGTGTACAAGATAGTCCCAAGTGTACAAGACTAATTGCTTGGCATCGCGCACGGTGTTCGCGTTCGAATACTTTCAACGTGGGCCCTGGTAGTCCTGCTTACACGAGACAACAGAGGCTTCCATTAATAATCGAAGATTTATCAGCGTTATTTATGGCCAGAGGAGTAGATTTTATCGCCGGTGTCCTCCTCTGTTTGGAAAGTAGACATCGATCAAGGGGAATCAGGTGTTGCACCGTCGTTGCTTTAACCGTGGTGCACGTTGTTCAAGCCTACCATAATGTATTTATATCGTTCATCATACTGTTCGCCAGTGCGATGATGAACGATTCGTTCTCCGTGCAAACAAACCACGATTATTTTTATATTACCTTCTGAATCAGATTTAGGGCGGGGGCGGGTTTAAATACCTTGTTTCTTTTTTCAAGCCCGGCGAGCTCTACCCCAGCTCGACGATTTATCGCGGGCTGCCCTTTATCGAAAGGTTTACGCTATACGTATGCGCATAAATTGAAACGAACGTAATCCGTGGCTACTGTGTAATCTGTGAAATTCGTTGATATTCCGCCCCCCTTTCTTTTAACTTGTTCACAGTGTACATAGTACGGAGGAGAGACCTCAAAGAGTCTTTAGATATAACACGCTGCGTTTGGCGTTTGAAAGTTTAGCTTAAGATTATTAAAATTGATATCGTGTTACGAAAAACTAACTGTCGCTTTGTTACACTGTGAAAAAGGGGTTCATCGAATTTTTTGTTCCATTATTACTCGTTCGTTTACTCTCTGCTTAATTATTCAAGCATGTTTCAAGCATGTACGGTAATGTTTTATAaataaaagagagaaagggaaatAGTGTGTGTTAGAATTGGAAACTTATAGATTAAtgaatgaaatttggaaatgtTAGTAGTAATTTTGCTATCACTGTGTTAAAAAGccatactagaaaggaagtgcttGAAAAATGCTCGTTTACAATACAATTACGAGTTTACGCTATGCTACAATTGTAAATTTCGCAGTCCATCGATTCTGATCCTCCTTGTAAAAAGGATTAGGCCTTTTTTAAGAAATTACAAGAGAGGTTCCTTACAATTGATGATTTCACAGAAAGTTCTCGTGCTATATATAAGTTTATCCTTACAATTTCCTCTCAACTTTCGTATCTAGTATCGCAGGTGAATTCTGAGAATACAATAGCAGTAATTAATTAAAGAttcgatcatttatttttaaATCGATTTCTTACACCTCTTAAATATATAGTCGCTCCTTTAAAGTTTCTTTAACAACTGTTCGTTCGCGTTACGCTCTTAATTTGTGCAAGTTTAATGATTGTAAAGTACATGTACACACGTGTTACAATTTCATCGTGCCTTTATAATCAATGTTATTGCGTTACGAAGATATCGCATACCTCTCATTTGACACCTCTGTTTGAGGTATGTAACACGGCGAAAGATTTCTATTTGGAGAAACGCGAAACCCTTTAAATAAGACGCAGTGTGAAATtaatgcttatcagcttctccTTAGAGCGTTTCAAGAATTACCATCAATTCACATGAAATCAATTGATCGTCTATTAATTGTATGTACTTAAAATTTAACGTCTTACTAACCGCcgatttttatataaaatttaatGTAAAATTCTATGTATAATAAAGATTTTCTATAAatatttcataaaaaaaaaaatatattaatatcCAGAACTGTCTCGTTTATCCTATAAAGGTATCTAGAAATGTaacagaagcattaaaatctcCAGCACTCTTTAAAAGCTAAAATTCAAACTAAAAAAGCCACCACCATCTGTAAATTGAATCTTTAAATGGTGAAGAATAAACAATGGGATGAAATTAGCGGTTAATAAGACATTAGTATCGCATAGATACCACATATTTAACGTATCGTATATAACACGCTGGACTTATAGTTAGACGCAGGCATAAAATTAATTCCTTCATGCGAATAACAAGAAAAGTACACCGTGAGAAGCCTCGTTCGGACTCTTCTAAAATTGCTTAAATTCAAACGACACGAATTGAACCAACTTGATCGATCTGAACGAGGCTTGAGGTACATATATTCCACGTTAGATTACAATACGCAGGTTCCGAACGGGAAGATACCAAAATTTTTGTATATCGATCAATTCCGATACTTTGTTGAGCTCAGCTCCGTATgcgtaaagaaaaagaaaaaaaaacaaaaataagaGTGAAACACACAGATATCGAATTTCGATTCGATAAGAAGTATAATAAAAACAAACATCTAAAAACAGTCGAAAGAGCACGTTTCGTTTCACGCGTATGTAAAATCGGGAATGTATCGTATTATACGTAAAAAATCTTGTGAACTTTGCTTATTACAATTGGATGATTACTTtatttaattgtaattaattttatttaagtaGCTCGCTCTGGTCGAATTAAGTTCACGTAAAAGTTCACTATCAAGAGATGATACATTTTTTAAATGCATACAAAATATTCTGTAAAGTAAGTAGAGTAAttctaatcgtttaagtttcatGATGAATGAAAAAATTATAGTAAAAAGTTTCCACTTCCGAGAGAAAGCATGGAAACAAAATCTACATGTAAAGAACATGACTTTCAaagtctttttcttttttgtttctttctttAATGAAACATTGTATTAGGAGAAGATTCACTTCaccaatttatttattatacgaaCAATTTTTATACCCATACCGTGTCTATCTATCTACTCCGTACGTAAGCATTGTTGTTACGTTAGCAAAATGATTATTAAATAGTGTCTGAAACAAGTCAGAGAGGAATATGAAGCAGTGATCTCCTTAGCGATTAGTCATTAGTAACGTGTCATTACGAACAATAATTACGGTGCTATTCATAAGAACGCTTGCGGCTCGTGAAACTAAGTTGCACACCCAGTGACGAGCATTATGCTGAAAATTGTTTTACGCGAACTGGCACGTTGCGCTAAGCAAAAACTGTTGGCACAAATAACTTCAGCGAGTCATATATGATTCACAGGTTGCTCATCACCGAATAGTGGTGCATCAATAAAAGACTCGCAAAGTGTACATATGCGTTGATCCCCAGAATACGGTGGCTCTAATGAAAAAAAGaaggcgagagaaagagaatctAACAAGGAACAATACCTCCACCAGCACAAGATTTTTTACTTGGACGAAGATAAAAAGTAAAGGAGTGATTTGTTTCAAACAATCATCGTTTTAGGCTTTCACGTTAGGCGTAAAGTGAAATAGGCGAGGATACAGGTCGTGGCTACAATGAAAGAAGGAACGGACGTTCAGCAATCCcttaaataaaaattcatttctACATAGAGTTGCTACTTGTCCAGTTGGTACCGTCATCGTTACAGCCACGCTCTGTATAATAAGTGAAACATTATCACTTATCGGTCTCTTTCGGACACCATTTCTATCAACGAATCGAATATacgatattatatatcttttataaaataaataaagatTTCTACCTTAACATATAAACGTACACAGTTTCGTCTATTACAACTAGACTACGGATGTTTACGCGTGTAACAAGAAAATGTACTAAACGCGCGTGATAACGTATCAAACGTTATTTCATAACGTTAAATAATTCTCGAATGGCATAAGTAGAACTGAATTTATATAACTGGTTATGTACAGAGATGAAAAGGGAACAAAGCACAATAGAAATTTACTGATGCATAATATGGAGCGGTCCTACGTACTTTCTTGCCATTCTCTGATTTTCATCTCTGATCACAGTGATTTGTAACCGACGTTCTACGGATAACTGGACTTTGTACAAAAGTTTAACAAAACTTTAACACGTCCTATATGCGTTGTGTTCGTACAGTGAAGTGTTAAAACGCGAGTAGCTACGAAGTGCATCGACGAGAACGATTGGTAAGCTATGCGGATGAGGAAAAGGGGAG encodes:
- the Sgsh gene encoding N-sulfoglucosamine sulfohydrolase, whose translation is MLKQISLNKCYYFICLILFELRGLNAGNTSPKNAILLLADDGGFEMRSYLNKICQTPNLDKLAKESLLFNNAYSSVSSCSPSRSSLLTGLPSHQNGMYGLHHGIHHFSSFDSVQSLPKILKENKIRTGIIGKKHVGPNDVYPFDFAETEENNSILQVGRNITKIKLLVRQFLSENRTIPFFLYIGFHDPHRCGHTHPEYGNFCEKFGNRDVGMGTIPDWYPIYYQWEQVKVPYFVQDTEAARRDIAAQYTTISRLDQGVGLVLKELEDAGFKDNTLVIYTSDNGIPFPNGRTNLYEPGLAEPMMIRSPVPNHRRNSVTHSLTSLLDIVPTLLDWFDIPYKDLPSFDTNEVSHPRLTGKSLLPLLVHEPVENDTAVFASQTHHEVTMYYPMRAIRTKRFKLIHNINYKMPFPIDQDFYVSPTFQDLLNRTRNKQPIPWYKTLEKYYDRPEWELYDLKYDPEERNNIVFKPSAKQTLNNLQERLFNWQKVTADPWLCAPRGILNIESSGSQCMPLENLL